The region ATTTCGTAGGAGTTCTTCCGACACCAGGTGTATGCTATCTGACAAGAAAATTAAATGCAGATGCGGGAATTATGATTTCTGCTTCCCACAATCCGGTAAAAGATAATGGAATTAAAATTTTCAGCCAGAGTGGTTATAAATTGCCTGATGAAGTGGAAGAAGAACTGGAAAAATTAATGGAAAACAGGGAAGAACTTTTAAAGCATCAAGTACCTGGAGATAATCTTGGAAGATTTAAATTCGTGGAAGATGATATGAGAATTTATCTTGATTTCTTAGGGTCAACAGTAAAGAAAAACTTCAAAGGAATGAAAATAGTAATTGATGCGGCAAATGGAGCGGCATACAGGGTTGCATCTAAAATATATCAAAGATTAGGTGCAGATATAATAGTTATAAATAATATACCAAATGGAAAAAATATTAATGTAAAATGTGGTTCAACTCATCCTGAACTGTTACAGGAAGTTGTAAAAGTATATAAGGCAGATCTTGGACTTGCATTTGACGGAGATGCTGACAGACTTATTGCAGTTGACCATACAGGACATATTGTTGACGGAGATTTAATAATAGCAATAATTGCACAGTCATTAAAGAAAAAAGGATTGTTAAATGACAATAAGGTAGTTACTACTGTATTAAGTAATATGGGATTTGAAAAGTATCTGGAAGAAAAGGGAATAGGACTTATAAGAGCAAATGTAGGAGATAGATACGTTCTTGAAAAAATGAAAAAATTTGGGCTTAATGTAGGTGGAGAACAGTCAGGACACATTTTAATGCTTGATTATAATACTACTGGAGATGGAGTCCTTTCATCAATTCAGCTAGTATCTGCAATACTTGATAGCGGAAAATCATTGAACGAACTTATAAAGGACATAAAACTATGGCCTCAGAAATCTCAGAATATCATTGTTGCAAAAGAAAAGAAAGCAACTTGGGATTCAAATGAAGAATTAATGAATTTTATCAAGGAAAAAGAAAAAGAAATAAATAAAAAAGGAAGAGTATTAGTAAGGGCTTCTGGAACAGAACCTCTGATAAGGGTAATGGTAGAAGCTGAAACAATGGAAATAGTTGATAAATATGTAAAAATCTTATCTGAAAAAGTTCAGGAAATTTTAGGTTAGGATAAGTAAGAATAAGAAATTTCAGGTAACAGAAAACTTAGGATATGATACAAAAATAAGAATATAATTTAGACTGTATTTTTAAAGATATTTTCATAAAGATGCAGTTTCTTGAAACAATTAGAAATAGACTAAATTAGACTGGACTTTTTCCAGTCTTTTTTATATAATAATGTACAGAAAGAAAAGGAGTCTATCTCAAAAAATAGAAATAAAGATAAAATATATAAAAGAGGATGTTACAAAATAATAAAATATAGATATAATTTATAAAAAACTATATTTTTCATTTACAAAAATTTTACTCATATAAAACCGTCATTCATTAAGAAAAAGTCGAAACTCGCTTTTCGGCTCAGACAGTTGACTTTGTTAAACTTTAAATTTTTTGAGACAGTCTCACAGATAGGAGAAAAAAATGAATATAGTCGCACCGGCAGGAAATTATGAAAAATTAGAGGCGGCAATAAAGGCAGGAGCAAATGAAGTATATTTCGGTCTTAAAGGTTTTGGAGCAAGAAGAAACAACCAGAACCTTAATATAAAGGAAATATTGGATGGAATAGATTATGCACATTTAAGAGGGGTTAAGACTCTGCTGACTTTAAATACAATAATGAAGGATGTTGAAATTGATTCGGCATATTATAATATAAGCAGAATATATGAACATGGAATAGATGCTGTAATAGTACAGGATTTAGGCTTTGTAAAATTTCTTAAGGAAAATTTTCCTAAACTGACAATACATGGAAGTACACAAATGACGGTGGCAAATCACGTGGAAGCAAACAAACTGAAAGAGTTGGGACTTAGCAGGGTAGTACTTGCAAGGGAACTGTCATTTGAAGAAATAAAAAGTATAAGGGAAAAAACTGATATAGAGCTTGAAATATTCGTTTCAGGGTCATTATGTATTGCCTATTCGGGAAACTGTTATATAAGCAGTTTTATAGGAGGAAGAAGTGGAAATCGTGGACTTTGTGCATATTCCTGCAGGAAAAAGTTTCAGGATGAAGAAGGGAATAAGGCATATTTCTTGAGTCCGAATGATCAGTTGTTACAAACAGAGGAAATTAATAAACTGAAAGAAATAGGAATTGATGCGATAAAAGTTGAAGGAAGAAAAAAATCAAATGAGTATGTCTACGAAACAGTAAGCTATTATGACAATATACTGAAGGGAAAACCTAGACCGACTGAAAGTTATAAATTATTTAACAGGGGATATTCAAAAGGATATTTCTATTTAGATAATAAACTTATGAATTTTAAATATTCATCAAATTTTGGATATTTTTTGGGAGCGCGAATTGAAAACAGCAATAACTTTAAAATAGATGATGAACTTATTTTAGGGGATGGAGTTCAGTTTGTAGATGAAGATTTTGAAAAAATTTCAGGAGAATATGTAAGCAGAATAACAATAAGAGGAGAAAAAGTTCAGAAGGCTGAAAGAAACGATATTGTTTCAATTGGAAAATTGCCTGAAGGGACAAAATATATTTATAAAAATTATTCCAAGGAAATAAATGACAGGATAATTCATAATTTAAAAGTTTCTAAAAGATTTTCATCTGTTGATGCAGAATTATATGCAGAAAAAGGAAAAGAAATGTTGCTGAAGTTTTCTCTAAATAACTTAAAGGGAGAAAGAATATCAGCAATAAAAAAAGGAAATGTAATAACTGAAGATGCCAGAAAAGAAATTACGAAGGAACAGATTGCGGAAAAACTGGGAGAATTAGGAGAAACAGCATTTGAACTGGGAAATGTAAAAATAGATTATGACGGAACTTCTTTTATTCCTTTCAGTGAGCTGAAAAATCTAAAGAGGGAATGTATAAAGCAGCTTGAAATGGAACTTCTGGAATCATATAAAAGAACAGGAAGTCCAAAAAAGACATATTCATTTAGTAATGAAAAAATAGAAAAAGAACCCCTGTTTTCAGCACTTGTTTCAAATAAGGAACAGGAAAAGGCATGCCGTGAAGCAGGGATAACTAAAATTTATTATAAGCAGTATGATGTGGCAAAGGAAAAAAATCT is a window of Leptotrichia sp. oral taxon 215 str. W9775 DNA encoding:
- a CDS encoding U32 family peptidase, with the protein product MNIVAPAGNYEKLEAAIKAGANEVYFGLKGFGARRNNQNLNIKEILDGIDYAHLRGVKTLLTLNTIMKDVEIDSAYYNISRIYEHGIDAVIVQDLGFVKFLKENFPKLTIHGSTQMTVANHVEANKLKELGLSRVVLARELSFEEIKSIREKTDIELEIFVSGSLCIAYSGNCYISSFIGGRSGNRGLCAYSCRKKFQDEEGNKAYFLSPNDQLLQTEEINKLKEIGIDAIKVEGRKKSNEYVYETVSYYDNILKGKPRPTESYKLFNRGYSKGYFYLDNKLMNFKYSSNFGYFLGARIENSNNFKIDDELILGDGVQFVDEDFEKISGEYVSRITIRGEKVQKAERNDIVSIGKLPEGTKYIYKNYSKEINDRIIHNLKVSKRFSSVDAELYAEKGKEMLLKFSLNNLKGERISAIKKGNVITEDARKEITKEQIAEKLGELGETAFELGNVKIDYDGTSFIPFSELKNLKRECIKQLEMELLESYKRTGSPKKTYSFSNEKIEKEPLFSALVSNKEQEKACREAGITKIYYKQYDVAKEKNLDKTDKIKLDTNLASNLYQVVMGEKNGLKGQSLDWNLNVYNNYTLDLFSEFDNLETVFLSPELNYKQFKNIKSDKIKKGMVIYGYLKGMYIEHKIFDKEYKELKGDHYDRYKVLKNDLDNIELYLDKPMNLIPKLDLIREFNFDELRMDFTFETPQEVKKIIGSLKTKKGNYNPYSFERGVF
- the glmM gene encoding phosphoglucosamine mutase; the protein is MARKYFGTDGMRGEANKDLTIDLVTDLGLALGYYLKKNKKGDTKPKVILGTDTRISGYMIRSALTAGLNSMGINIDFVGVLPTPGVCYLTRKLNADAGIMISASHNPVKDNGIKIFSQSGYKLPDEVEEELEKLMENREELLKHQVPGDNLGRFKFVEDDMRIYLDFLGSTVKKNFKGMKIVIDAANGAAYRVASKIYQRLGADIIVINNIPNGKNINVKCGSTHPELLQEVVKVYKADLGLAFDGDADRLIAVDHTGHIVDGDLIIAIIAQSLKKKGLLNDNKVVTTVLSNMGFEKYLEEKGIGLIRANVGDRYVLEKMKKFGLNVGGEQSGHILMLDYNTTGDGVLSSIQLVSAILDSGKSLNELIKDIKLWPQKSQNIIVAKEKKATWDSNEELMNFIKEKEKEINKKGRVLVRASGTEPLIRVMVEAETMEIVDKYVKILSEKVQEILG